The Myxococcota bacterium sequence TCGCGGTCCACTCACTCTTCGGCGAACGGCCGGAGCTCGTGGTCTCGGGCGTGAACGTGGGCCTGAACGTCGGATTGGGATTCTTTCTCTCGAGCGGCACGATCGGCGCCGCCATGGAGGGCTGGATCGCGGGCGTTCCCGCGATCGCGCTCTCGGTCGGCCGCGTCGGCGAGGACCGCGCGTGGAAACGCGAGGCGGTGGCGAATGCCGAGCACCCGGTCTGGAAGCGCGCCGCGAGCGTGGGCGCCGAGGTGGTGCGCGACGTGCGCGAGGTCGGCTGGCCCGACGGCGTCGACCTGATCTCGGTCAACTACCCGGGCGACGCCGACGTCGACACGCCGCGCGTGCTCACTGAACTCGCAGTCATCGGCTACGACCGATTGTTCCGGCGAAAGGGAGACGGCGTCTTCGTGCACGACTTCGACGGCGCGTTGCGCGACGTGGACTCGGTTCCGGCGCAGAGCGACATCTCCGTCGTGCGCAGCGGCCGGGTGTCCATCACCCCGATCCGCCTCGCGCACACCGCACAAATTTCAAAGTCGCTGCGCGCGCGACTCGAGCGCGCGTGAGCCGGCGCACATTGTCGCGCGCTCACGCGAAGAGTCGTTGACACTTGCGCCTGACTCGAATAACTAGCGACTGGAGGAGCGTCGCACCGAGGGCCACGGAGCACAGTTCCCCGGGGGGTCGTCACGGACGCACGCCGCATCGCCTTCATCAACGAAAAAGGCGGAAGCTGCAAGACGACCCTCGCCTCGAACATCGGCGACTATCTCGCACGCGAGCGGGGCAAGCGGGTGCTGCTGGTCGACCTGGATCCCCAGGGGCAGCTCGGCAAGGTGCTCGGGGTCGACGTCGGGGCCGCGCGCCGCACCGCGCTCGACCTCTTGCTCGACACGCTGCTCGGTGAGTCGTCGCGCCCCGCCCTGCCGATCCAGCGCGCCCGCCACCCCTACCTGGACATCGTGCCGTCGAACAAGTCACTGGCGCTGTTCGCCTCCGAGGTGGCGGGCCAGGGCGGCGACGAGCACTACTGCCTGCGCAGGGCGCTCGAGCGGGTGGCGAACTACGACTTCATCCTGTTCGACGCACCGCCTTCCTTTGGCGCGATCACGCTGAACGTGCTCCTGGCGGCCCACGAGATCGTGCTGCCGGTGCCGCTCACCTACCTGGCGCTCGACGGCGCCGCCGAGATGACGCGCACGGTCGAGATGGTGCGCACGCGTTTCGCGCATCCGGGGCTCGAGATCTCGCTCGTGGTGCCGACCTTCGCGCGCAACACGCGCATGGCGGGCGAGATCCTCGACAAGCTGCGCTTGCATTTCCCGAAACAGCTTTCGCAGACGGTGCTGGGCTACTCGGTGCTGATCGATGAGGCGCAGAGCCGCGCAAAGACCATCTTCGAGTACGCGCCGCGCTCGACGGCCGCGCGCTGGCTGGCCGCGGTCGCCGACGAGCTGATGGCGCGCGAGCCGCAGCAGCGCTCCGGCGGGGTGCGGCGATGAGTCACGAGGAGCTCCACGGCGCGGTCGGGCCGTCGCTCGGCTCCGATCCGTTCTCGCAGGGCGACGGCACGCTGCCCTACCTGATCCGCCTGCGCGAGCGCAACGTGCGCAAGGTCGCCAAGGGCGCGCCGGCCGGCGCGCGCGCCGAGGCGCCGCACGAGGCGGCCGAGGTGCCCGACCTCGGCCCGCCGGTGCCCGAGATTCCGAGCTTCGAGGACCGCGACGAGTCGGCCGGCGCGCTCGACCGGCTGGCGGGTCTGCTGCTGCAGCCCGACGACGAGGAGCGCCTGGCCCAGCTGCAGGCCTCGCTCGGCGGCCGCGCCTACGACGACTTCGGGCTCTCGCCGCGCGTCGCGCGCCGCGCGCTGGCGTTCTTCAAGCTGCTCTACAAATACTGGTTCCGGGTCGAGAGCTCGGGCCACGAGCACATTCCCGAGAAGGAAGGCGCGATCCTGGCCGCGAACCACGGGGGGCTCCTGCCCTTCGACGCCACCATGATCGTGGTCGACTGCCTGGTGGCCTCGAAGCCCTCGCGGCTGGTGCGCACCGTGGTCGACCGCTGGGCCGGGTCACTCCCGTTCGTGAACGTCTTCTACGCGCGCGTGGGCCAAGTCGTGGGCAGCCGCGACAACGTGCGCGAGCTGCTGCGCTTGAAGCAGCTCGTCATGATCTTCCCCGAGGGCATGGCGGGCATCAAGAAGCGCGCCGCCGAGCGCTACGTGCTGCAGCCGTTCCACCTGGGGTTCATCGAGGAGTCACTGCGCCATCGCGTGCCGATCATCCCGGCGGCGGTGGTCGGCGCCGACGACCAGGCGCCGGTGCTCTGGGACCTGCAGCCGCTGGCGAAGCTGCTCGGCCTGCCCTTCTTCCCGATCACGCCGACCTTCCCCCTGTTCGGCCTGCTCGGCCTGCTCCCGTATCCCGTGCGCTACGAGATCGCCTATGGCGAGCCCTTCCGTTTCTACGAGGAGTTCCCGCCCGAGGCGCTCGAGGATCCGCATTCCGTCCGCTACATGGCGGAGCGGGTGCGCCGGCGCATCCAGGAGATGGTCGACCAGCGGGTTCTGGACCGGCGCGCCAAGAGGCGGTGATGCGGCGCGTGCTGCTGACTCACGCGGAGTCACCCGTCGGCAAGCGGGTGGTGAAGGCGCTGTTCCACGACCCCGACGTGGCGCTCGCGCTGGCGCTGGGCACCCAGCCCGAGCCGACCTATCTCGCCCCGTACAAGGGCAAGGTCGCCTACCAGCGGCTCGATCTGGCCAAGGCGCGCCACCTGCAGAGCTTCCTGCACTCCGAGCGCTTCGCGCGCATGCGGCCAGACTCGGTGATCCACCTGCCGTTCGCGGGCGAGCGCGCGGGCGAGCGCACGCCGGGCGGCGTGCACTCACTGGTGTCCGAGACGCGGCGGCTGGTCGAGGAGTGCGTGGAGAAGCCGGGCATCGAGCGCTTCGTGTATCTCTCCTCGGCCTTCGTCTACGACGCGGAGCCGGGCAACGGCAACGTGGTCTCGGAAGGCACGCTGCTCGGCTTCGACGGCGAGGGCGACTCGCTCGTGCGCGCCTGGATCGACGCCGACCTCGTGTGTCAGGGCGAGCTGCACGGCAGCGCGCTGTGCATGACCATCCTGCGCGCCGCCACGATCGTGACCGAAGCCGGCGACTTCCTGAACTCGCCGCCGCTCACCCGGCACGACTTCCCCGTGGGCTACGACCCGATGCTCTCGGTGGTCTCCGAGCGCGACGTCGCCCGAGCGCTGGTGCTCGCGCTGCACGCCGACAAGCCCGGCATCTACAACATCGCCGGCCGGGAGGTCTTTCCGCGCTCGCAGCTGCGCGTCCCCGAGGGACGCCTCGCCGGCGTGCGGGGACTCCTGGAGCAGCTCATGGGCGGCGGCCGTCGCGCCAGCTTCGACCGCTTCGGAATCGTCCCGTCGTCGCGTCTCGCGCACGAAGCTCTGGGCTTCGAGCCGCAGTACCGGATCGAGGTTCGGGGGCGGCGCATTGATACCGTAAGAGCGAGATAGGAGCGCGGTTGCGCGCCGCGCTCCGGGCTAAAACCCTCGGTCGCTGTGCTCGAAGACTCGCAACGCTCCCTCTGGGTTTTGCCCCGGACGCGGGCGCGAATCGGATCGGTCCCGAGTCACAACTAGAATTGAGATCGCGTCGACCCTGGCAGTCACTTCAACCATGCAGTCCGCGCCCGATGGCACAGCGAACGCGGACCGCATGGTCGAACTGGCGATCGCGTCGACGCGATCTCAATCTTTAGTTGTGGGTCGGGTCGCTTGGTTCGCCCGACGGGCTGCGCGGAACCCAGAGGGAGCGTCTGCAGGGTACTCCCGAAGCAGCGACCGGCGGGTTCTGCGCGGCCCGGCGAGGCGCAGAGGCCTCCAGTCCTATCTGCGTGAGTCGAGCTCAGCGCGGATCAAGGCGTAGCCTTCCGCGTCGAGGCGGAAGCGGAGGAACAGGGCCGCGCCGATCGTGTAACAGGCCAGGGGGAACAGGCCGTACAGGGCGAGGATGGTGAATTTCACTCCGGGGCTCTGGTCGGCGTTCGGCACGAAGCCGGAGAAGCTCAGGACCATGCCCGTGAGCAGCAGAGTGAGTCCGTTCGCCCACTTGAACACGAAGTTCCAGGCCGCGAAGTAGGCGCCTTCCTTGCGTTCGCCGGTGGCGTGCTCGTCCCAGTCGATCACGTCGGCCTGGATCGACGGAGCGAGCATGTTGCCGCAGCTCGCGGCGGTGCCGGCCAGGAAGGCCAGCGCGTTCAGCAAGAGCAGGCTGCCCTCCTTCAGGAAGATCATCGCGCCGAAGGAGACCGCGGTGAGCAGCATCGAGCCGAGCCAGAGTGACTTCTTTCCGAAGCGCCTTGACATGGGCAGCCACACCGGCACGAAGACCACGTTCGCGACCATGTAGAGGCCGATCGCGGGCGGCCCGGCTTCGGGGCGCCTCACGACGTACTCGGCCACGTAGGGAGTCAGTACGCCGATCGTCGCGGCGCCCAGGCTCTCGATGCCGAACACGAACAAGAGCAGGCGCGCGTGCGGGTTCCGGAGCACGTCGCGGAAGGCGCGGTAGGGGTGCTCGGCGCCGCGGCCCTGGAACTCGGGGCGCTCGCGCAGCCGCACGAAGGTCCACAGGGTCCCGAGCGCGGCCGCCAGCGCCGCACCCACCGAGAGCCAGTAGATCGTGTGGTGCACGTCGGTCGACGATTGCAGCGCCGAGAGACCCGCCACGCACGCGAAGGAGCCGATCGTGGTCACCACGTGTCTCGCGCCGAAGATGCGCGAGCGGTCGTGGTAGTTGTCGGTGAGCTCCGCGCCGAGCGCGGTGTGCGGAATCACGAGCACGCTCATGCTGGTGTAGAAGGCGACGACCATCGCGGCCATCCAGAGCGCCATGAGGGTCGGGCCGAGGTCGCGCGGCGGCGTCCAGAGCCACACGAAGGTCAGCGCGAGCGGCAGCACCGAAGCCAGCAGCCAGGGCCGGCGCCGGCCGAGCCGGAGCTTCGTGCGATCGGAGAGGAAGCCGACCACCGGGTCGACCGTCGCATCCCAGATCGTGCGCCCGAAGAACAGGATCCCGCCCATGACCGCGGCCGGAATGCCCAGCACGTCGGTGCCGAACTTCATCAGCTGGATCGCGATCAAAAGGAACATGAAGCCGAGCCCGAACCAGGGCGCGACGTAGTCGAAGATCGTCACCCAGCGCAGCGGGGGCGTGCCCGCGCGCGGGACGGCGGCGACTTCGGGCGCGAGGGCGCGGCGCGTGCTCTCGGCGGTGGTCACGTTCCCGAGGCTACCACGCCCGGAACCAGCCCAGCTCGGAGCCTCCCCGCCACAGATAGAACAGCGAGAGGGCGACCACGATCCGGCCCGTCCAGCGCCGGAAGACCACGTCGCTCAGTGACTCGAGCATGCGCCCGCCCAGGCGCGTGCCCGCGAACGCGCACGCCACCAGCGTGGGATAGAGCCAATACGGGACGTTCATCTCCAGCGCCGGGCCGCGCACCAGCCAGGCGAAGTACACGATCTTCAGCACGTGTCCGACGGCCTGCGTGAAGGCCTTGGTGGCGATGATCTCGAAGCGGTCGAGCTCGGTGCGCACGAAGAACACGTCGAGCGTCGGGCCGGAGACTCCCGCCAAGAGGCTCGCGGCGGTGCACAGTGCGCCGCACGCCAGCGCGCCGCGCGCGTGCGCGAAGTTCGGCGCGAGGCGCGTGGGCAGCGCCGAGAGCGCGAGCGGGATCGCCCCCAGCAGCACGAACATCACCGGCCGTGCGACCACGAGTGAAAGCCAGGTGAAGAATGCCAGTGACGCGAGTGAGCCCGCCGCGTACCACCACAGACCCGGCGTGAAGATACGGCCGCGCAGCAGGAACGCGCGGAAGCCGTTCGCGAACAGCTGAGTGACTCCGTGCAGCACCATCGCGACCTGCACGGGCAGGCTCGCAGCGTAGATGCCCATCAGGATCATGCCGCCGGCCATACCGAACACGGCCGAGACGATCGACGTGACGAACGCCGCGGCGGCGACCAGGAACGGGAAGCCGTCCACCCGCGCGACTCAGTCGCGCAGATCGGGGCCTTGGGCGTCGTCTTCCTCGGGCTCGTCGTCCGCGG is a genomic window containing:
- a CDS encoding sulfite exporter TauE/SafE family protein produces the protein MDGFPFLVAAAAFVTSIVSAVFGMAGGMILMGIYAASLPVQVAMVLHGVTQLFANGFRAFLLRGRIFTPGLWWYAAGSLASLAFFTWLSLVVARPVMFVLLGAIPLALSALPTRLAPNFAHARGALACGALCTAASLLAGVSGPTLDVFFVRTELDRFEIIATKAFTQAVGHVLKIVYFAWLVRGPALEMNVPYWLYPTLVACAFAGTRLGGRMLESLSDVVFRRWTGRIVVALSLFYLWRGGSELGWFRAW
- a CDS encoding lysophospholipid acyltransferase family protein; its protein translation is MSHEELHGAVGPSLGSDPFSQGDGTLPYLIRLRERNVRKVAKGAPAGARAEAPHEAAEVPDLGPPVPEIPSFEDRDESAGALDRLAGLLLQPDDEERLAQLQASLGGRAYDDFGLSPRVARRALAFFKLLYKYWFRVESSGHEHIPEKEGAILAANHGGLLPFDATMIVVDCLVASKPSRLVRTVVDRWAGSLPFVNVFYARVGQVVGSRDNVRELLRLKQLVMIFPEGMAGIKKRAAERYVLQPFHLGFIEESLRHRVPIIPAAVVGADDQAPVLWDLQPLAKLLGLPFFPITPTFPLFGLLGLLPYPVRYEIAYGEPFRFYEEFPPEALEDPHSVRYMAERVRRRIQEMVDQRVLDRRAKRR
- a CDS encoding ParA family protein, translating into MAFINEKGGSCKTTLASNIGDYLARERGKRVLLVDLDPQGQLGKVLGVDVGAARRTALDLLLDTLLGESSRPALPIQRARHPYLDIVPSNKSLALFASEVAGQGGDEHYCLRRALERVANYDFILFDAPPSFGAITLNVLLAAHEIVLPVPLTYLALDGAAEMTRTVEMVRTRFAHPGLEISLVVPTFARNTRMAGEILDKLRLHFPKQLSQTVLGYSVLIDEAQSRAKTIFEYAPRSTAARWLAAVADELMAREPQQRSGGVRR
- a CDS encoding NAD-dependent epimerase/dehydratase family protein; this translates as MRRVLLTHAESPVGKRVVKALFHDPDVALALALGTQPEPTYLAPYKGKVAYQRLDLAKARHLQSFLHSERFARMRPDSVIHLPFAGERAGERTPGGVHSLVSETRRLVEECVEKPGIERFVYLSSAFVYDAEPGNGNVVSEGTLLGFDGEGDSLVRAWIDADLVCQGELHGSALCMTILRAATIVTEAGDFLNSPPLTRHDFPVGYDPMLSVVSERDVARALVLALHADKPGIYNIAGREVFPRSQLRVPEGRLAGVRGLLEQLMGGGRRASFDRFGIVPSSRLAHEALGFEPQYRIEVRGRRIDTVRAR
- a CDS encoding MFS transporter; its protein translation is MTTAESTRRALAPEVAAVPRAGTPPLRWVTIFDYVAPWFGLGFMFLLIAIQLMKFGTDVLGIPAAVMGGILFFGRTIWDATVDPVVGFLSDRTKLRLGRRRPWLLASVLPLALTFVWLWTPPRDLGPTLMALWMAAMVVAFYTSMSVLVIPHTALGAELTDNYHDRSRIFGARHVVTTIGSFACVAGLSALQSSTDVHHTIYWLSVGAALAAALGTLWTFVRLRERPEFQGRGAEHPYRAFRDVLRNPHARLLLFVFGIESLGAATIGVLTPYVAEYVVRRPEAGPPAIGLYMVANVVFVPVWLPMSRRFGKKSLWLGSMLLTAVSFGAMIFLKEGSLLLLNALAFLAGTAASCGNMLAPSIQADVIDWDEHATGERKEGAYFAAWNFVFKWANGLTLLLTGMVLSFSGFVPNADQSPGVKFTILALYGLFPLACYTIGAALFLRFRLDAEGYALIRAELDSRR
- the surE gene encoding 5'/3'-nucleotidase SurE encodes the protein MSYVLVTNDDGVDSPALLPLVHALRAQAEVRVAVPSTERSWIGKAISRWDELAVKRVVRDGIEILTVDGYPADCTNLAVHSLFGERPELVVSGVNVGLNVGLGFFLSSGTIGAAMEGWIAGVPAIALSVGRVGEDRAWKREAVANAEHPVWKRAASVGAEVVRDVREVGWPDGVDLISVNYPGDADVDTPRVLTELAVIGYDRLFRRKGDGVFVHDFDGALRDVDSVPAQSDISVVRSGRVSITPIRLAHTAQISKSLRARLERA